The following is a genomic window from Doryrhamphus excisus isolate RoL2022-K1 chromosome 3, RoL_Dexc_1.0, whole genome shotgun sequence.
TTCATGCTTGTGTCTGCGGAAGTGGACAGAGCGACGCGAGGCTTAACAGTGGTTACTTGTTGCACAATCgaacaaacatgacacaaactttccttatgtcttatttttttcatgtttgtcacactaaaatgtttcagatcatcaaaaaaatgtaaatattagtcaatgacaacacaactgaacacaaaatagaGTTTTTaagtgaaactttttattattaaggaagaaaaaaatccaaacctacatggccccgTAGAAAAGGTGATTGCTCCCCTgctaaaacataacataagtgACATCTATCAGCTTGGAAAAGGTTACAAAGCAATTTCTAAAGCATTGGGACTCTagcgaaccacagtgagagccattccCCACAAAGGGTGAAACTAgaatagtggtgaaccttcccaggagggGCCAGCCatacaaaatgaccccaagactACAGCGATGGCTCatacaaaaggtcacaaaagaccccacaacaacatccaaaggacTGTAGGCCTAACTTgcttcagttaaggtcagtttcaggactccaccataagaaagacaccgggcgaaaacggcctgcatggtagagttccaagaccaaaaccactgctgaagaaaaataattcagttgaactttttggaaggtgtgtacGTATATCGATATCTGGTAGTaataaaagaacatcatagtCAAATATGGTGGGGGTAGTATAATGGTCTGGgggctgttttgttgcttcaggacctggaagaccatgaattctgctgcctaccaaaaaatcctgaaggagaatgttgGGTAATGTTGTCAAACTCCTGCCGTCAACTAGTAGAAATGCTTTTGCTGCCCTCTAGCGGCAAATACTGGCAAATACAGTTTACACTCAACGTAACTGATACCTATTGAAAATGAAAACagtataaaaacacataaaggTAATGGtataattgaatttaatttacaCCGGCATACATATCATAGTACAAATCACAGTTCTacgtccaaaaaggagtaggaagacattaaatgtatttaatcgTACCAATTGTAATACACTCACTGCATTCCAAATGTACTCTTTGCCCGTTTTAAATACATAGGAAAATGATAATGTGCTAAAATAGGAGTCActgtaaataaattagaaaacaaccatgataataataaatattgatgaAAACGTTAATAGTTGACATAAAACTTTATGAAGTAAAACGAACTGTCAAACTCAGCTAGTCAGGTGtcccaaacacgcggcccgcgggcctaAAGTGGGAcgcaagacactagtttgaggcccccgccttgatatgaaagtttaatgttagtgcggcccgcgcaagtttgatatggatgctgtatggtatcatgtacccagaaaaaattattacgtttgattaatgttcatgttaaaggttaaataactgttaatagttatcctcctgatccatgtggaagtggtaagttatcggctatttaagtttaaaggaaataacttgaaggctaccatttaggtcgctagctctctagtttgcaagttagcatgtgtctcaagaccctgcagttgcgcaatatgttgtaaataaaaaaaagtataaatgtgactatagtcgtgttttgtcatgtctacagggctctaataatgctttgttcattttaatctgaaataaataatttgtctacccaccaactatatgtggtttcttaagtttttattattatatttatttattactgattgattgattctctttattcttgatttgtttctttatttttcatcttattttgtgtagaaaaataaaaatgaagatatttgagaacagtggaatgttttatcagagcttttattgtagaaaattggaaccaaagcactgaaaaagttagtatatttttctgtttttaataaatgcgtttgtttttttggggggggaaacctgatgcggcccagccttgcccagaccctagctttagtggcccccaggtaaattgagtttgagacccctgcagctAGTAGTATTGCTGCTGCCAAGTGGCCAATGGTGGTAAATACACCGTTTACACTGTAGAGTTAGTTAAAGATTGACAGCATCACTCAACATGCTTCACCCTAAACGACGTATGACCTTCCTCTGGCTGGCCATTAATCGGCTTGCCAGGTCATGAAGCTTACTCATTCCTCCCTCTTtctttcagtgtgtgtgtgtgtgtgtgtgtgtgtgtgtgtgtgtgcagggcaTTACACAAGCTTATGGGAATTAGAAGAGGATGTAGAACTGGAGTCAGGACATACAGGTGGGATTGTAAAAGGAGGTTATACTTGTAATAAATGCAAAGCAATGCCCTTGTGATCAATTAGTCAAATAGCTGGGTGTCCTTCCTTTGGAgtcattagcaaaaaaaaaaaaaaaaggtgtgctTGTTTTGCGCCTTCAAACCTGTCTGATCAGCTGACGGCACGATGTGTACATTCCTCTGGAGCTGCTGTTGCAGGTTATTTCGGTCCTACCTACACTGTAAACACACCTGTATTCTTGGCGTTTAAATCACGTTTTGGGCGGCTTGTGCAACGGGACTGGGCGGTGAAGACTAAAAAAAGAAGGCGTGCAAAAGTCTGAGTGCACAAAGGCCCCACTCATAGCACGGGACCATGTCACCTTTGACCTACATAACACAGCAGGATCACGGAAGGTTTCAGATAGGCTCCCATTGACACCATGCATGTGGAAAAAAGGTCCAAGAGTGATTACATCGTATGTGATGGCTGCACACACAAGACAGGTGACCACGGTCTCGCTAAAGCGAGCACTGAAAGCGAGCGAGCGCCTGTAATGTGCTGATAAGACCATGTGATGCAATCCACCCCCCCAACCGTGACATCATTATAGGCCATGAAGGGCTTTCTATTCATCCACAGGCATGGAGGGAATCACATGACGAGGAGACTTTGAGCCTTCTTTATCATCTGGAGAAGTCAGCCTCAAGTCTTTCTGGTGATCAACATGACATGATCTCATCAGTTAAAATTTATTTGCATGTttggcatggggggggggtgctttgttCCACTGAAAATCAACAGAAATGATTGATCAGTGATTGATTACTCAGTAGCTCAGACTGTTTGCAGCAGCGGAGCAAATACTGGAGTAGCACtgagaaacaaatacagtaaatgcatGCCTACACTAATCCTGCTCCATCTTGATGtggacaatttttttaattgtggttgTTTGTTACAGTGGTAAACAAAGCAAAGTGATTGTTAtggtttaaagcaggggtctcaaactcaatttacttgggagccactggagctcgggtctgggtgagactgggccgtatcagattcattcattcattcattttctaccgctttttcctcacgagggtggcggagggtgctggagcctatcccagctgtcttcgggcgagaggcggggtacaccctggactggtcgccagccaatcacagggcacatatagacaaacaaccattcacactcgcattcatacctatggacaatttggagtggccaattaacctagcatgtttttggaatgtgggaggaaaccggagtacccggagaaaacccacgcatgcacggggagaacatgcaaactccacacagagatggccgagggcggggaccgaaccctggtctcctagctgtgaggtctgcgcactaaccaccagaccgccgtgccgcccccgtatcagattttcaaaaaaaaaaaaaaaaaaacgcatttattaaaaacaagaaaaatatacaaactttttcagtgctttggttccaattttctacaataaaagctctgataaaacattccactgttctcaaatatctgactttttatttttctacacaaaataagatgaaaaataaataaacaaatcaagaataaagaaaatcaatcaatcagtaataaataaatataataataataataaaacggcaaataataaaaacttaagaaccacatatagttggtgggtagacaaattatttatttcagattaaaattaacaactgcagggtcttgagacacatgctaactcgcaaactagagagctagcgacctaaacggtagctttcaagttatttcctttaaacttaaatagccgataacttaccacttccacacggatcaggaggataactattaacagttatttaacctttaacatgaacattaatcaaacgtaataattttttctgggtacatgataccatacagcatccatatcaaacttgcgcgggccgcactaacattaaactttcatatcaaggcgggggcctcaaactagtgtcctgcgggccacatttggcccgtgggccgcgtgtttgagaaccctgGTTTACAGGTTTTAGCCAGTCCAGGgggtagcccgcctctcgccctataggtcagctgggattggGTCCAGCACAGCCTCTCGAccgtaatgaggataagcggcatagaaaatagatggatggcacGTGGAGGTCACATGAGGGCAAACAGGTTTGGTGTGGAGTAAAATATGTCATCTGTTTCATGTTATCTGTTACATCAGAGAGGCACCTTGAGAACGATGAACCTGCCTCACCTCTCTGAACTTGACAGCTCGGCTGGAGTAACACAATAACCTTTAAGactggggtgggcaaactttctGACTCGTCGGGTTAAAGATTCGCCTGTATCAAGCGGAACGACATACCTGctcgctcacggtgcaacaaaacaacaacacaacacgtccacagcaaatcaacaagAGCTAATCGAGCAGGTCGCCAATAATGGTCTATAATTTAATAACCTGAGTCAACCCACATCACGCATACAAAATGAAATACTCATTTTTGGGCAAGCTGACATGCAGCCAGGGAGTAAAACCTTCAAGAGGCCTGTCAGCTGACTCCTCTGAGAGGATTACCGGGTGTCCTTTCACCGTGCCATCTGCGACTTTCCTTTAATTAACATTGACCAATAAGAAAGTTGCAAAGCAGATTGAGATGTTGTTCAGTGAACGTGCTTCATTTCGAAACCAGTGACAATAATAAACACTGTTAAAAATAGTACATGTGatggttttttttgtggtgtgtATATTGATTGTGAGAGCCCGTGTTTCCTCATCAatcatctgtgtgtgtctgtgttgtaGAGGATCAATAACATGTTTGACCTTTGGCTGCAGAGCCCCGGATGCAGATAGAGATCAGACATAAGTCAATATTTGTTACTGTGGTAAGTAGCCCCAGGGGACCTTGGCTTTGTGATCGTTTTTACAGACGGAATAATTAAAACACGTCACACTGCAACACCACCTCACATTTATTGTCTTAATTCTAcaataatactgtacattttgttttaaatacGATTACCTGCACTGACACAAGAATAAACACTGTAAATAGTTGAAATAGTTGCATGATAATGAAatggaaaacaacatttttgtcatttttgtttatatatatatatatatttcttttaaatattgtCTGACTGAATGTGCTATTTACatgagtgcggcccgcgcaagtttgatatggatgctgtatgatatcatgtacccagaaaaaattattacgtttgattaatgttcatgttaaaggttaaataactgttaatagttatcctccctatcggtgtggaagtggtaagtttttggctatttaagtttaaaggaaataacttgaaggctaccgtttaggtcgctagctctctagtttgcgagttagcatgtgtctcaagaccctgcagttgcgcaatatgttgcaaataaaaaaagtataaatgtgactatagtcgtgttttgtcatgtctacagggctctaataatgctttgttaatctgaaaaaaataatttgtctacccaccaccagtttttattatttgccgttttattattattattattctatttatttattattgattgattgatttttgttattctttatttgtttatttatttttcatcttattttgtgcagaaaaataaagatatttgagaacagtggaatgttttatcagagcttttattgtagaaaatcggacccaaagcactgaaaaagtttgtatatttttctgtttttaataaatgcatttttttttttgaaaacctgatgcggcccagccttgcccagaccctacacagaaaaaaatgcttgaaCCAatctaaaaaatgaaatatagaaTTGAAAACATAACATATTATTATCGTCGTTGTTATTTCAGAGATAACATTGGACCTGCTGATGTTGACGTACTATTTGGGCTTCTGATGCAATACCCCGGCGGAAGGACCAAGTATCTTGTGACAGGACGGCGGAGGTTTGCCTCGTTGCCTAGTTACCAACTCAGGAGGCGGTGCATGAAGTGCCGTCCGCTCCGTGAAACTGGCTTCCGGTGTCAGCCATTGTGGCTCTTGGTGTGGCGCTCTACAAACGGGGCCATAGTCTGACTTGAGCCCGAATGTCGCCATTTTCCCTGTTGACTCTCGAGCGACACTGGAGGTGAAAACAGCGCCATTTCTGTCGGCGTCCATGATACGCTATGCTACCGCAGCGGATTCCAGAGCTCCAGCTCGGAACGGCAGCGGGAGAGAACTAGCCGCTCCCCTTTTCGGTGGTCTTCTTCTCTTCAGCTCACAGCAGGTACGTGGACCGGTTTGTCGTTTTTTGGTGTTCTTGTGtctttattatgcattattCGCGCTGTTCGCTTTACTGTGTGACGACATGGCGCACATTCTGAAGGGACAGCAACTGTCAGTCCTCCGCGGTAGCCTCggcagctgctcctcctccctcTTCGGTCGCAACAACGACCCTGCTCCGAAGCATAGCGCCGATGTCCCGCTTGGATCGCACCACCGTCATTTCGGATGCTATGTTACCCGCTTCCAAGGATCGACTTGGCCTAATGTCAGCAGGTCGCCGCTTGCTAGCTTGACTCTTAAGACCGGGAGCTCGAATGTCACCGCGTTCAAAATCAAGCGTCTACCAACACAACTGAAAGCTTGTCCAGACATGGACACCGGTGTCGTCAAACCGAAAGTATCCATATGTCTGAATACACATTGTGACGCTTCTGTTGCTCAAAAACAAATCGCTTAAACGCACGAGATATGCTAGCTTAATGTGCAacactgttagcatttaagctaacgtTAAAGGTCGGTGGTCCAGCTATATTGTGGCGACAGAGTTAGCTAATGTCATTACTACTTGGAGCAGTTATGTAAACTTGAAATGTGCTTATAACTAATGTGCCGAATTAGGTTTATAGGATGGGCATGTGTGGACCGAGCAGGTAGGATCTGAGTGTGCACGATAATACACGCCAAGCACAGACTTTCACAAGTCGGTCAGCCATATTTCATCGATTAGGGCAGCTTAGCTAACTTTACAATGGCTGTCAGTTCTTCAGAGAATGACTGTTATATGTGTTGCGCCGTGGAAACATCAAGGAACACACAGTTAAGCTCGTTATCTTGCCCTTTTGACGTCTCCTAATGGGTCACCCCTTGACTGACGGCTAACTCGGCCAATCAGAGCGGCGCCTCCATTTGGTCCTACAAAACATATGCGcgtgacaggaagtgtttgacTGCCACTTTATCCACATACGAGGTTtgattgttgtgttgtcatggataTATTGTTGTCTACACCTCAAGTAGTGTCACTGCTCTTTACTGGTTGTTTAGAAAGAAGAATCACCGTTGTCACGCACAATAGTTCCTCTCTTGTGTTTGACATTCATAGTTTGAGGAACCCAAAACATGTGCATGCCATGTTTAGAGTTGCAGACAGTAAACGTTAGCATGAATGCTGTGACTGTGTTATCCCGATCATCATTACAGATGTCATATTTCTAGCGAATTGTTATTTAGTTTCCATGCATGTTGATGCCGCCAGGCATTTCTTTTAAATGATAAAGAGGGCTAGGAGTTGGCTTCCACGGGTGCAATTCTGTTTTCATTTCTGAAACGAAGCCAAATAGTCAGACACATTGACGCATGTTTGCTCGCTCTCTTCCAGGTGCTGCTGCAGAAGTAATCACCTCAACATGGGCGCCCCTGTGTGACGCAAACACTCCTTGTGTTTTGCTGAGCAGCTGAGATCGATCAGCAACATAAGCCATGCCTGACGAATAAAATCAgccttttttttgcttaaagcaagaaaaaaaatcccacatgCCTCCTCACGTAGAGCCCATTCAGTGCATCCTATCGGATTGATCgcctgcccccccctccccaacccaCCCTTACTGAGGTTCCAGGTTCTGCCTCCCACTCTGCACTCCACCTGACAGCAACAAATCATCACTATGCCGATCCACCTGAGAATGGCCAACACCTGAGGTCTCATGCGTCCAGTGAGCACCGATTCAGACGGTCCCGCTCCTCCCGAGAACCTCTCTTGCCCCTACCCACTTGTAGGCCCCCTGCCTGCCTCAGAGATGTCACTCCTCCAGTCGCTGGGTCCAGTACAAAGCTGGCTGGGCCAGGAGCTTGAGAAGTGCGGGATTGATGCTATGATTTACACCCGCTACGTCCTCAGCCTTCTCCTGCACGACAGTTATGACTATGACCTGCAGGAGCAGGTGAGCCTTCGCCATATCATCTTCGTtttatgtgatgtgtttgtgattTTCTAAATAATGTCAAACCGTCTTCTTCAACAGGAGAATGACATCTTCTTGGGCTGGGAAAAGGGGGCTGGGAAAAAGTGGGGCAAGAGTAAGAAGAAGGGAGGGACCGACCTGAGTCTCGAGGAAATGAAGAAACAAGCAGCAGTGCAATGTCTTCGTTCTGCATCAGATGAAGTAAGCGCTACTCAGCCTGGTCATAATTGATGTTGTGTGTTGTAAgcagatatatttttaaataataatttgggtCAGAGAATGTAGAGTTTTTGCATGAGGGAATGTGATCATCAATGATTATTAATAGAACCGGTGAGCAAAAACATATCTTGAATACTTGAGAAATTGAGCAAATGTAATTTCATGCTAAGATATGCTGATTTTCTGTGCAGCAGTAGTAAGGGATGTGTCCTGGGAGTTCATAATGGCACCATGcaagactggggggggggggtctttgcaAAGAGAGTCCTCTGAGGACTGAACTCTGCTGTCTATTTTTTAACCAGCACATGCTACATAGGATTGCAGCAGGATCGTTGGGCTGTCAGCTGACCAGCATTAGCACAATGATGTAAGACAAAACAAGGAGCAGGAGAACACTTTACCTTTTCAGAAAGAGGAGAATGGCCAGGAATTAGGAACCATGTTGCTGATTAGctattaatgacttttttttttttttttacattttaacaatatttgcTTGTttcatttagtttatttttaagcCTAACTAATGTTGTTCAGTCGGCATACTCTTAAagctgcaagtcatgttgcatGTTTTAGCGCTGGTGGGGGTGTTGGGTGGACTGTTTGATAGagttaaaaatatgtaattttctAACTAAATATCACAACTAAATATAGAACAGCCACGGTCAAGCGTGCccacatttattaattaaacttCTTGTCTTCGTTGGACTCCACTAAAGTCAACACGCAGCATTAACCCTTGTATTTCCTCAATCCAGAAATAGCAAAGtattttgttatgtttatgGTGTCCATATATTCAGGCTCTCTGGTTCCTTTGCAGAACTCTGGGATTGAAAGCCTGGTTGAAGAGCTCTGCTCCAAACTTAAGGACATTCAAAACAAACAGAAAGGTTTTTGTCTGATTCTGCTGACTATCACATTTGTATCTATTGTAATATAAAATTGACATCGGCGTCATTCCAATATGTTGTGTTCTACAGAGGAAAAACAGATCCAAAAGAAGTCTGATGGTGCTCTATCTCCAGAGCGAGTTGAGTCCCCCTCTTCAAAGGACCAGGTGGAAATGTAAGCATGGCTCGTGTGTATCGGTAatagtttcatttttaaaaaatctgctACGGCTGTATTTGAATTTCCCTCTCTATTGTGTGTCCGGTCTCAGGTATTATGAAGCCTTCCCTCCTTTGTCAGAGAAACCTGTTTGTCTCCAAGAGATCATGACTGTGTGGAATAAAGCCAAGGCCTGTGCACACTCAAGTTCATCATCCTCGGCAGCCCCACAGACCAGTACAGACACCTCTTCCCCAAAAGATTGCAACAGCGAGTGTGAGACCGTGAAGGAGCGGAACCCAGAATCATGTACCATCACCAGTGTGAGCAACGAGAGAGGCCAGCAGCGACGAAACAAGAAGGAGAAAGAAAATCGATACCATTGCGGCGCAGCAGCAGAAGAGAAAAGCACAGTCCACTCCAAGAGACAAACACGACACAGGTCTGAGGGTAAATACCGAGCCCGGTCCTGGTCTTCTGGCTCTAGTGAGGAGGGCTCGAGCTCAAGTGGGAACCAAGGAGGCTCAAAGTCATTCAGAAGCAAGGCGGTTAGGGTAAGGCACAAATCAAGAGAGGTTGGGAAGAATAAGAGACAACGCAATAGTGGACAGCTGAAGCTGCAGCTGAAGGCTATTGACAAAGAGGAACGACGAAATGCAGGAGGGGGCAGTGCCACTGGAGGCACTTGCAAGGCACCACAGCTTTACAAGAAGAGCAAGAGATCCCTCAAGGAGATTTATAAAGATCCAGGCTGGGTGCAAGCGAATGAGATTGGCCTTGATGCCAGAAACGCAAAGGAGTACATGGAGGAGCCCCTCTGGTATACTGAGCCCATCACAGACTATTTTGTACCTTTTAGCAGCAGACAAAGCAAGCTGGAAACAAAGTATCGAAGCAAAGTAGGCTCTCCTGAAGACTTCAGTTTGTCAGCTGACATGGCTATGCTGCCAGAGAGGATCCAGGGAATCTGCATTGCCAGTGAGGGCTACCAGAGAACATACCTTGCTGCAGGCTCATTTGTTGACGGGCGCTTTGTGGAAGCGCCTGGCGAAGCGGAGGACGAAACTGCTGAGCTCATTGGGACCTCAAGCTGCCTTCAGCCAGAGGATGGTGGAGATTTAGATGACAAGCATCTGCCAGAATTCACCGACTTCTATGAAGTCGATATTTATCAATCCATATTGGATACTAGTGCCTCAGACTCTTTACAAGAGAGTCGGATTCTAAGCATGATTCGACAAAAGAGCAAAGAGCAAAGAGACGACGAGGCAGAAACTTGCTTAGTGTTAGACGGCCTTGAGCAGCAAGGGAAAAGTGCAATAAGGGCAGACTTGGAGGAAGCTTCTGGATCTGTTGGGTTCCTAATGGAGGAACTAGACAATATGGCTCAAGTCTGGGGATGTTACTCTCCATCTACGTCAGAAGATATAGATGGAGAAAGCTTCATGGGCGACTCCCCCGTTCGGCTCTCCCCCCTCCTTGATAGTGTTTCCTTTACCTTGAGTAATCTGTCTGGAAGTCTGGTGGATCCACAAGTTCCTGAAGCCCCCAGGGAGCCATCTTCTTGCTTCTCACTTTTTGAGCTACAATACGACAGCCCGGCTTTTCCTCTTCCCCGCGATTCGCTCTCCGTCGCTGATGAAAACAAAGCAGATTCTAGTATTTGTCTCGACCCGCATGCTAATAAACAGTCTCGTTTGCTAATTTGGACCAAAAATAGTGCCTTTGATGAAACGGAACACTGCTCAAACCTTTCAACGCGAACATGCAGTCCATGGTCGCATTCTGAAGAGACCCGTTCGGATACAGAACACGGGAATATTCCCACAGAGGAGTCGGCTCAGATTGGCACGGAAGAAATGAATTCTATCATCCCTCCTCTTTCTGGCACATATCTTGAGGAAGAAATCTTGGATTTCTTGCAAGAAGACTCTGGGGTCAAATGTGACGAGGTCGCTGCATCCAGTCAGACTTAcaccaaaaaatccaaattggAGTCCGTTTGTGGAATAGCATTGGAAGAGGATGACAGTAAACAATACAGTTCTAGTGTTTTCTCAGATGACACAAACCAACAGAGGGGTGAGTACAGCTCAGGAATAATCAAAGACATTTGGTCAGCAGTCGGGGAGGGCAAATTGGTGGTGTCAAGGCAAGGTGGAGAGAAACCAATTGAGAAGGTATTTCCTGAAGACTCAGGAGGTGGTTACTGTGGCAGCTGTCTGGAGGTGCAGGCCAAACGAGTTCCGCTTAGGGGACCTCAGAAAAAAGCAGTGCAGCGCTCCGAGTATCACCTCTGGGAGGGCAAGAACGAAGAGCAGGACTTGGCCAAAAATAAACCATCCAAGTTGGATGGTGCCGGGGATTACATGACTCCGTCCAGACCCTGGGACTTGAGATCGGATAAAGACAGTACGTCTTTCATCATTGGTGGGGTATATGGAGAGTTCAAGAATTGGGCCGTCGTGCCACCAAACGAATCTCAACACAGCTTGCTACAGTCTACTGCTGCATCTGCCTCTACTTCTGAAATGCTCACCATCACCGGCACCGATGTGTTCATGAACACGAGCAGCTGCTTCACTCCAGGACACAGGCGCCTGTGGAGGCCTCTTGTGTCCTTCGGCCAAAGCGACCACACAATCACAGGGAGCAGAGATGCGTTGAATAAGGGATTTTCT
Proteins encoded in this region:
- the kiaa0232 gene encoding uncharacterized protein KIAA0232 homolog, with protein sequence MRPVSTDSDGPAPPENLSCPYPLVGPLPASEMSLLQSLGPVQSWLGQELEKCGIDAMIYTRYVLSLLLHDSYDYDLQEQENDIFLGWEKGAGKKWGKSKKKGGTDLSLEEMKKQAAVQCLRSASDENSGIESLVEELCSKLKDIQNKQKEEKQIQKKSDGALSPERVESPSSKDQVEMYYEAFPPLSEKPVCLQEIMTVWNKAKACAHSSSSSSAAPQTSTDTSSPKDCNSECETVKERNPESCTITSVSNERGQQRRNKKEKENRYHCGAAAEEKSTVHSKRQTRHRSEGKYRARSWSSGSSEEGSSSSGNQGGSKSFRSKAVRVRHKSREVGKNKRQRNSGQLKLQLKAIDKEERRNAGGGSATGGTCKAPQLYKKSKRSLKEIYKDPGWVQANEIGLDARNAKEYMEEPLWYTEPITDYFVPFSSRQSKLETKYRSKVGSPEDFSLSADMAMLPERIQGICIASEGYQRTYLAAGSFVDGRFVEAPGEAEDETAELIGTSSCLQPEDGGDLDDKHLPEFTDFYEVDIYQSILDTSASDSLQESRILSMIRQKSKEQRDDEAETCLVLDGLEQQGKSAIRADLEEASGSVGFLMEELDNMAQVWGCYSPSTSEDIDGESFMGDSPVRLSPLLDSVSFTLSNLSGSLVDPQVPEAPREPSSCFSLFELQYDSPAFPLPRDSLSVADENKADSSICLDPHANKQSRLLIWTKNSAFDETEHCSNLSTRTCSPWSHSEETRSDTEHGNIPTEESAQIGTEEMNSIIPPLSGTYLEEEILDFLQEDSGVKCDEVAASSQTYTKKSKLESVCGIALEEDDSKQYSSSVFSDDTNQQRGEYSSGIIKDIWSAVGEGKLVVSRQGGEKPIEKVFPEDSGGGYCGSCLEVQAKRVPLRGPQKKAVQRSEYHLWEGKNEEQDLAKNKPSKLDGAGDYMTPSRPWDLRSDKDSTSFIIGGVYGEFKNWAVVPPNESQHSLLQSTAASASTSEMLTITGTDVFMNTSSCFTPGHRRLWRPLVSFGQSDHTITGSRDALNKGFSFIFREDLLGSYGGLRGEEQGLEYPFASFHLNNHFSQVLHVECSFEPEDMASFSPGFKPKSILCSDSESEAFRPQIYGINQTQYRAIRISPRTHFRPISASELSPGGVSDSEVESDKEEASFPVLAPVDVFDDPQADLKPLEEDAECEGPYYGKSELESGKFLPRLKKSGMEKSAQTSLDSQEGSSALLPVSEQERCLDCQTAAAAVSTAGGQMDISAGTFQKEESPGEKQTYLCATAGQIPKYGIAYDFGGDVPEFPLLNISGQGGSGNQEDDCWWQNTLCSPLFPGSQCTGSSNI